In one Arachis duranensis cultivar V14167 chromosome 9, aradu.V14167.gnm2.J7QH, whole genome shotgun sequence genomic region, the following are encoded:
- the LOC107466099 gene encoding uncharacterized protein LOC107466099, translating into MALETLLVKVKTAIPPKLLKKKQSFKSKHQNVGVLAFEVAGTISKLLHLWHSLSDAAVLRLRNDTVAALDGVRKIVSDDESFLLGLACAEFAESLRIAAESVARLADRCCDPELREFRPAFREFADSGLDPNGWAQSGPKETEAKIKKLERYVAFTATLYREMEELLALENGLKKFLLNHSNNNNEGSFVLGLKDQQKVYDTQQKIFWHKQEVKDLKERSLWSRNFDSVVSLMVRFCFIVLARVKVVFGVGQTVPPLSRSLSGYATVHPSDHHHHHQNPSTPCDDSDSGSSESSKLEEKEESKMGSSNNSMCLFLVSYCKLLKPEPNTLGSQGLALHYANLIIVMEKMIKSPHLVGADARDDLYSMLPNSIRCALRARLKGSAGFCASDPALACEWRDALGRILGWLSPLAHNMIRWQSERSFEQHNLVPKTNVLLLQTLFFADKEKTEAAITELLVGLNYIWKFEREMTAKALFESASFNGGFLKLQKLSP; encoded by the coding sequence ATGGCTCTAGAGACTCTCTTAGTCAAGGTCAAAACCGCCATTCCACCCAAGCTACtcaagaaaaaacaatcatTCAAGTCCAAGCACCAAAACGTTGGCGTTTTGGCCTTCGAGGTCGCCGGAACCATCTCGAAGCTTCTCCATCTCTGGCACTCTCTCTCCGACGCTGCGGTCCTACGCCTCCGAAACGACACCGTCGCTGCGCTCGACGGCGTCAGGAAGATCGTCTCCGACGACGAGTCGTTCCTCCTCGGACTCGCCTGCGCTGAGTTTGCGGAGTCTCTCCGCATCGCCGCCGAGTCAGTGGCCCGACTCGCAGACCGGTGCTGCGATCCGGAGCTCCGCGAATTCCGGCCGGCTTTTCGCGAGTTCGCGGATTCAGGCCTCGACCCGAACGGATGGGCCCAATCAGGCCCAAAAGAGACCGAAGCGAAGATCAAGAAATTGGAGCGTTACGTGGCTTTCACGGCAACACTCTACCGCGAAATGGAAGAGCTTTTGGCTTTGGAGAATGGGCTGAAGAAATTCTTATTGAatcacagcaacaacaacaacgaaGGTTCTTTTGTTTTAGGTTTGAAGGATCAGCAGAAAGTTTACGACACTCAGCAGAAGATTTTCTGGCATAAACAAGAGGTGAAGGATCTAAAGGAAAGATCTTTGTGGAGCAGAAACTTCGACAGCGTTGTTTCTTTGATGGTTAGGTTTTGCTTCATTGTTCTTGCAAGAGTTAAGGTTGTGTTTGGAGTTGGTCAAACAGTACCACCTTTGTCTCGTAGCTTATCAGGTTACGCCACTGTTCACCCCTcagatcatcatcatcatcaccaaaacCCTAGTACTCCTTGTGACGATTCAGATTCTGGGTCATCAGAAAGTTCCAAActtgaagagaaagaagagagtaaaaTGGGAAGTAGTAATAATAGTATGTGTTTGTTTTTAGTATCATATTGTAAGCTCTTGAAGCCAGAACCTAACACTTTGGGTTCTCAGGGTTTAGCCTTGCACTATGCAAATTTGATCATAGTTATGGAAAAGATGATCAAATCTCCGCATCTAGTTGGTGCTGATGCAAGGGATGATTTGTATAGCATGTTGCCTAATAGCATAAGGTGTGCTTTGAGGGCAAGGTTGAAGGGTAGCGCTGGCTTTTGCGCGAGCGATCCGGCGCTGGCCTGCGAGTGGAGGGATGCTTTAGGGAGGATATTGGGGTGGCTTTCGCCGTTGGCACATAACATGATCAGGTGGCAAAGTGAGAGGAGCTTTGAGCAGCATAACTTGGTGCCAAAGACCAATGTGTTGCTGTTGCAAACATTGTTTTTTGCAGATAAGGAGAAAACTGAGGCTGCCATAACTGAGTTGCTTGTTGGGTTGAATTATATTTGGAAGTTTGAGAGGGAAATGACTGCTAAGGCCTTGTTTGAATCTGCTAGTTTCAATGGCGGCTTCttaaaattgcagaaactcAGTCCATAA